In Streptomyces sp. 840.1, one DNA window encodes the following:
- a CDS encoding WhiB family transcriptional regulator produces the protein MQLEAHAPSVPPSETIPPPGLTEDSTLIPLTALTALDDAIENLGVPVPCRSYDPEVFFAESPADVEYAKSLCRTCPLVEACLAGAKERREPWGVWGGELFIQGVVVARKRPRGRPRKNPVAA, from the coding sequence GTGCAACTCGAAGCGCACGCCCCGTCCGTCCCGCCTTCCGAAACGATCCCCCCGCCCGGCCTCACGGAGGACTCCACCTTGATCCCGCTCACTGCGCTCACCGCGCTCGACGACGCCATCGAGAACCTTGGCGTACCCGTCCCCTGCCGCTCCTACGACCCCGAGGTCTTCTTCGCCGAGTCCCCGGCCGACGTCGAGTACGCCAAGTCCCTCTGCCGCACCTGCCCGCTCGTCGAGGCCTGCCTCGCCGGCGCCAAGGAGCGCCGCGAGCCGTGGGGTGTCTGGGGTGGCGAGCTCTTCATCCAGGGCGTCGTCGTTGCTCGCAAGCGGCCGCGTGGCCGTCCGCGCAAGAACCCGGTCGCGGCGTGA